From the genome of Bradyrhizobium elkanii USDA 76, one region includes:
- a CDS encoding biotin-dependent carboxyltransferase family protein, translated as MSKLVVTSIGPASSVQDGGRPGSQRYGLVPSGAMDRLSLAAANALVGNDLFAAAVEIGPFGASFTARGGAVRVALAGASRNADIGGRPVAFDSSATLAEGETLTLGFARGGSFSYLAIEHGIEGEPMFGSLAVNARAGLGSPYPRPLQSGDELKTQAASGALERRIELPAATDAPIRIVFGPQDDEFAEDNKKLLVDSEWNISATSDRMGYRLEGPVIKHLDGHNIVSDGTVNGSIQVPGNGQPIVLMPDRGTSGGYPKIATVITADFGRFAQISAGRPFRFKAVTMAEAQAEAIKFHELLRSLPDRLRGIEDFGLNIEALRDANVAGQAVNAVDVSTWQVALP; from the coding sequence ATGAGCAAGCTCGTCGTCACCTCGATCGGCCCGGCAAGCTCGGTGCAGGACGGCGGGCGTCCGGGCTCGCAGCGCTACGGTCTCGTGCCGAGCGGAGCGATGGACCGGCTTTCGCTGGCGGCCGCCAACGCGCTGGTCGGCAATGACCTGTTCGCCGCCGCGGTGGAGATCGGCCCGTTCGGCGCCAGCTTCACCGCACGCGGCGGCGCGGTGCGCGTCGCCCTTGCCGGCGCGTCGCGCAATGCGGATATCGGCGGCCGGCCGGTCGCGTTCGACAGCTCGGCGACGCTCGCCGAAGGTGAGACGCTCACTCTTGGCTTTGCCCGCGGCGGCTCGTTCAGCTATCTCGCGATCGAGCACGGCATCGAAGGCGAGCCGATGTTCGGCAGCCTCGCCGTCAACGCCCGCGCCGGGCTCGGCAGCCCCTACCCGCGGCCGCTGCAAAGCGGCGACGAGTTGAAGACGCAGGCTGCGAGCGGCGCGCTCGAACGCCGCATCGAATTGCCGGCCGCGACCGATGCGCCGATCCGCATCGTGTTCGGCCCGCAGGACGACGAGTTCGCCGAGGACAACAAGAAGCTGTTGGTCGACAGCGAGTGGAATATCTCGGCGACCAGCGACCGCATGGGCTATCGCCTCGAAGGTCCCGTCATCAAGCATCTCGACGGCCACAACATCGTCTCCGACGGCACCGTGAACGGCAGCATCCAGGTGCCCGGCAACGGCCAGCCGATCGTGCTGATGCCGGACCGCGGCACCAGCGGCGGCTATCCGAAGATCGCGACCGTGATCACGGCCGATTTCGGCCGCTTCGCGCAGATCTCGGCCGGCCGGCCGTTCCGCTTCAAGGCGGTGACGATGGCAGAAGCGCAGGCCGAGGCGATCAAGTTCCACGAGCTGCTGCGTTCCCTGCCCGACCGCCTCCGCGGCATCGAGGATTTTGGTCTCAACATCGAGGCGCTGCGGGATGCGAATGTCGCGGGTCAGGCCGTCAACGCCGTCGATGTGTCGACCTGGCAAGTTGCGCTACCCTGA
- the pxpB gene encoding 5-oxoprolinase subunit PxpB: protein MAEPLSPPRLLPSGDSAITVEFSRTIDDAANRRVLALDRVISAEPIAGITETVPTYRSLLVHYDPVQISFDALGAQLLARAAKAPPTETGTRRWRIPVTYGGEHGIDLEDVAKALQTTPDQIVARHVAGDYRVAMIGFTPGWSYLSGLERFLHMPRRKDPRLLTPAGTISIGGIQTGVQCLAGPSGWHLLGRTPVRTYQLHRDPTFLLEPGDAITFTAVDAKTFAEQDRAAEAGELVAELVTP, encoded by the coding sequence CCGAGTGGCGACAGCGCCATCACGGTAGAATTCAGCCGCACCATCGATGACGCCGCCAACCGGCGGGTGCTGGCGCTCGACCGCGTGATATCTGCCGAGCCGATCGCCGGCATCACCGAGACCGTGCCGACCTACCGGTCGCTGCTGGTGCATTACGATCCCGTCCAGATCAGCTTTGATGCGCTGGGCGCGCAACTGCTGGCACGCGCCGCCAAGGCGCCGCCGACCGAGACCGGCACGCGGCGCTGGCGCATCCCGGTGACCTATGGCGGCGAGCACGGCATCGATCTCGAGGATGTCGCGAAGGCGCTCCAAACCACGCCCGACCAGATCGTGGCGCGCCATGTCGCCGGCGACTATCGCGTCGCCATGATCGGCTTCACGCCCGGCTGGTCCTATCTCAGCGGACTGGAGAGGTTCCTGCACATGCCCCGGCGCAAGGATCCGCGGCTTCTGACCCCGGCCGGCACCATTTCAATCGGCGGCATCCAGACCGGCGTGCAATGCCTGGCCGGCCCGAGCGGCTGGCACCTGCTCGGCCGCACCCCGGTTCGAACCTACCAATTGCATCGCGATCCGACCTTCCTGCTGGAGCCGGGCGACGCCATCACCTTCACGGCGGTCGACGCCAAGACCTTCGCCGAGCAGGACCGCGCCGCCGAGGCCGGCGAGCTCGTCGCTGAACTGGTGACGCCATGA